In Janthinobacterium sp. J1-1, a single genomic region encodes these proteins:
- a CDS encoding chromate transporter translates to MSPPLQLVLSTSDWLSLFGHYLMLSLMSVGGAISTTAEMHRFLVEQHGWLTQAQFNESIAIAQAAPGPNVLFVALMGWNVGMNAGSTAAACLGVLVTMVGIMLPSTTLTYMAARWGHRNRHLRGVRAFKQGMAPIVVALLISTGMILGGANHNVTTDWPIWSLSIVAGLIIWRTKIHLLWLLATGAVLGWFQLI, encoded by the coding sequence ATGAGCCCGCCCCTGCAACTGGTGCTGAGCACCTCCGACTGGCTCAGCCTGTTCGGCCACTACCTGATGCTGTCCCTGATGTCGGTCGGCGGCGCCATTTCCACCACCGCCGAAATGCACCGCTTCCTGGTAGAACAGCATGGCTGGCTGACGCAGGCGCAATTCAATGAATCGATCGCCATCGCCCAGGCCGCCCCCGGACCCAACGTGCTGTTTGTCGCCCTGATGGGCTGGAACGTGGGGATGAACGCCGGCAGCACGGCCGCCGCCTGCCTGGGCGTGCTGGTCACCATGGTGGGCATCATGCTGCCCAGCACCACCCTGACCTATATGGCTGCGCGCTGGGGCCACCGCAACCGCCACCTGCGCGGCGTGCGCGCCTTCAAGCAGGGCATGGCGCCCATCGTCGTCGCGCTCCTGATCTCCACCGGCATGATCCTCGGCGGCGCCAACCACAACGTCACCACCGACTGGCCGATCTGGAGTTTATCCATCGTGGCCGGCCTGATCATCTGGCGCACCAAAATACATCTGCTGTGGCTGCTGGCGACAGGCGCCGTGCTGGGCTGGTTTCAGCTGATCTGA
- the urtB gene encoding urea ABC transporter permease subunit UrtB produces the protein MRLLSRILLLLCLLPLYAQAAIDPALLKPLAGDDSEARIAAVGQIAALATPEAARVLQALQAETLYATPGGDVLIVEGDGGQAYDPATGTTAATPDGIDGVMVNNRLRGVVEGALSGLKLLAPERAARLAAAQELQKAVSPAQLPLIRKALAQESDGEIKQMLQVLIASANLHAPDAATRRQAVQDLAISSDARLLAPLQAMIDKGADGKSGEPDEAVRIAAVDTIGQIKGRVQRTEFIGNIFYGLSLGSVLLLAALGLAITFGLMGIINMAHGELLMIGAYTTYLCQLFFRAYLPGMQDWYLLAALPAAFFVAGSVGVVLERTVIRWLYGRPLETLLATWGISLILMQLVRTIFGAQNVEVANPAWMSGGVTVLGSLVLPYNRIAIIVFAMLVVVAVWLILNKTRLGLFVRAVTQNRRMADCVGVATGKVDMLTFGLGSGIAGLGGVALSQLGNVGPDLGQSYIVDSFMVVVLGGVGQLAGTVIAAIGLGEVNKFLEPVAGAVLAKIAILVFIIIFIQRRPQGLFAMKGRSVE, from the coding sequence ATGCGTCTGCTTAGCCGTATTTTGCTGTTACTCTGCCTGCTACCGTTGTATGCCCAGGCCGCCATCGATCCCGCACTATTGAAACCGCTGGCCGGCGACGACTCCGAAGCCCGGATCGCGGCCGTCGGCCAGATCGCCGCGCTGGCCACGCCCGAGGCGGCCCGCGTGTTGCAGGCCTTGCAGGCCGAAACCCTGTATGCCACGCCAGGCGGCGATGTGCTGATCGTCGAGGGCGATGGCGGGCAAGCCTACGATCCGGCCACCGGCACGACCGCAGCAACGCCCGACGGCATCGACGGCGTGATGGTCAACAACCGCCTGCGCGGCGTGGTCGAGGGCGCCCTGTCGGGCCTGAAACTGCTGGCGCCGGAACGTGCCGCGCGCCTTGCCGCAGCCCAGGAATTGCAAAAAGCCGTCAGCCCGGCGCAGCTCCCGCTGATCCGCAAGGCGCTGGCGCAGGAGAGCGATGGCGAAATCAAACAGATGCTGCAGGTGCTGATCGCCAGCGCCAACCTGCATGCGCCGGACGCGGCCACGCGCAGGCAGGCGGTGCAGGACCTGGCCATCAGCAGCGACGCGCGCCTGCTGGCGCCGCTGCAGGCAATGATAGACAAGGGCGCGGACGGCAAGTCCGGCGAGCCGGACGAAGCCGTGCGCATCGCCGCCGTTGATACGATAGGCCAGATCAAGGGCCGGGTGCAGCGCACCGAATTCATCGGCAATATCTTCTATGGCCTGTCGCTGGGCAGCGTGCTGCTGCTGGCCGCGCTGGGCCTGGCCATCACCTTTGGCTTGATGGGCATTATCAATATGGCGCACGGCGAGCTGCTGATGATAGGCGCCTACACCACCTATCTGTGCCAGCTGTTCTTCCGCGCGTATTTGCCCGGCATGCAGGACTGGTATCTGCTGGCGGCGCTGCCGGCGGCGTTTTTTGTCGCCGGTTCGGTGGGCGTGGTGCTGGAACGCACGGTGATCCGCTGGCTGTACGGCCGGCCGCTGGAAACCCTGCTGGCCACCTGGGGCATCAGCCTGATTTTGATGCAGCTTGTCCGCACCATCTTTGGCGCGCAGAACGTGGAAGTGGCCAATCCGGCCTGGATGTCGGGCGGTGTCACCGTGCTCGGTTCCCTGGTGCTGCCGTACAACCGCATCGCCATCATCGTGTTCGCCATGCTGGTGGTGGTGGCCGTGTGGCTGATCCTGAATAAAACCCGGCTCGGCCTGTTCGTGCGCGCCGTTACGCAAAACCGCCGCATGGCCGATTGCGTGGGCGTGGCCACCGGCAAGGTCGACATGCTGACCTTCGGCCTCGGTTCCGGGATTGCGGGCCTGGGTGGCGTGGCGCTGTCGCAGCTGGGCAACGTGGGGCCGGACCTTGGCCAAAGCTATATCGTCGACTCCTTCATGGTGGTGGTGCTGGGTGGCGTGGGCCAGCTGGCCGGCACCGTGATCGCGGCGATTGGCCTGGGCGAAGTCAACAAATTCCTGGAACCGGTGGCGGGCGCGGTGCTGGCCAAGATCGCCATCCTGGTGTTCATCATCATCTTTATCCAGCGCCGGCCGCAGGGCCTGTTTGCCATGAAGGGACGCAGCGTCGAATGA
- a CDS encoding alpha/beta hydrolase, whose translation MKRLPGLCLVFASLHALAMPPGAIALWPGAPPGGAAGGPQQASGKGSITQVAQPYLIAHLPARSTGMAMLVISGGGYAHIEAGKESGPAAAWLQAQGIAAFELVYRLPREGGGTQAPFQDAQRAMRLLRFHAAQWQIDPARIGVLGFSAGAHLAGMTAVRPDAPLTTAIDKVDAVSARPDFAVLLYPVLTMQAPFDTTHAKKILLGAAPSHSARDALSVELQVDGRTPPVFLAQALDDPIAPVDNSLLMFAALRRAQVPAELHVFQRGGHGWGMGKPGSEPAAWPLLLQAWLKARSD comes from the coding sequence ATGAAACGCCTGCCTGGTCTATGTCTTGTGTTTGCCAGCCTGCACGCGCTGGCCATGCCGCCCGGCGCGATCGCCCTGTGGCCCGGCGCGCCGCCCGGTGGCGCGGCTGGCGGGCCGCAGCAGGCGAGCGGCAAGGGCTCGATCACGCAGGTGGCGCAGCCCTACCTGATCGCCCACCTGCCGGCGCGGAGCACTGGCATGGCCATGCTGGTGATCAGCGGCGGCGGCTATGCGCATATCGAGGCGGGCAAGGAAAGCGGACCGGCGGCAGCGTGGCTGCAGGCGCAGGGCATTGCCGCCTTTGAACTGGTCTACCGCCTGCCGCGGGAGGGTGGCGGCACGCAGGCGCCGTTCCAGGATGCGCAGCGCGCCATGCGGCTGCTGCGCTTCCACGCGGCGCAGTGGCAGATCGATCCGGCGCGCATCGGCGTCCTCGGTTTTTCCGCCGGCGCGCATCTGGCCGGCATGACGGCGGTGCGGCCCGATGCGCCACTCACCACCGCCATCGACAAGGTCGATGCGGTGTCGGCGCGGCCCGACTTTGCCGTGCTGTTATACCCCGTGTTGACCATGCAGGCGCCGTTCGACACCACGCATGCGAAAAAAATCCTGCTGGGCGCGGCGCCCTCGCACAGTGCGCGCGATGCGCTGTCGGTGGAATTGCAAGTCGATGGCCGCACGCCGCCGGTGTTCCTGGCACAGGCGCTGGATGATCCGATAGCTCCGGTCGACAACAGCCTGCTGATGTTCGCGGCCCTGCGCCGCGCACAAGTGCCGGCGGAACTGCATGTGTTCCAGCGCGGCGGCCATGGATGGGGCATGGGCAAGCCCGGCAGCGAGCCGGCCGCCTGGCCGCTGCTGCTGCAGGCCTGGCTCAAGGCCCGTTCAGATTGA
- a CDS encoding response regulator → MNTDTVKAANADDEPDWLVDDPQHGDDEDAAQAIAQPWRVLIVDDDVDVHVVTKFALSQASFEGRRLSFLHAYTGEEALTLLRSTQDIAVVLLDVIMETQDAGLHVARQIREDLHNSAVRIILRTGQPGQALEHRIIIDYDINDFWCKTDLTTRKLFTTVISSLRTYASLRDAERQVSDLAAALEHCIELPPHPAR, encoded by the coding sequence ATGAATACCGATACTGTAAAAGCCGCCAACGCGGATGATGAACCCGACTGGCTGGTCGACGATCCGCAGCACGGCGATGACGAAGACGCCGCCCAGGCCATCGCGCAACCGTGGCGGGTGCTGATCGTCGATGATGACGTCGACGTCCACGTGGTCACCAAATTCGCTCTCAGCCAGGCCAGCTTCGAAGGCCGCAGGCTGAGCTTTCTGCACGCCTATACGGGCGAGGAAGCACTGACCTTGCTGCGCAGTACACAAGACATCGCGGTGGTGCTGCTCGACGTTATCATGGAAACCCAGGATGCTGGCCTGCACGTGGCGCGCCAGATCCGCGAAGACCTGCACAACAGTGCCGTGCGCATCATCCTGCGCACCGGCCAGCCGGGCCAGGCGCTCGAGCACCGCATCATCATCGACTACGACATCAACGATTTCTGGTGCAAGACCGATCTCACCACGCGCAAACTGTTTACCACCGTGATTTCCTCGCTGCGCACCTACGCCAGCCTGCGCGACGCCGAGCGGCAGGTCAGCGACCTGGCGGCGGCGCTCGAGCACTGCATCGAGCTGCCGCCTCACCCTGCACGCTGA
- the urtE gene encoding urea ABC transporter ATP-binding subunit UrtE, which translates to MLEVTQLNQYYGSSHTLRGVSLTAKKGECLALLGRNGVGKTTLLKCLMGVLPVAQGKVVFNGRDITKLSPHARAKLGIAYVPQGRDIFARLTVEENLLMGMAVKSGRQASRIDDMVYDLFPVLKEMLQRRGGDLSGGQQQQLAIARALLASPELIIFDEPTEGIQPSVIKDIGRVIRLLKQRGDIAIVLCEQYFDFARELADQFIVLSRGSVVASGGADLMDGEDVKRHLAV; encoded by the coding sequence ATGCTGGAAGTGACGCAACTGAACCAATATTATGGCTCCTCGCACACCTTGCGCGGCGTGTCCCTGACGGCAAAAAAAGGCGAATGCCTGGCCTTGTTGGGCCGCAATGGCGTCGGCAAGACCACCTTGCTCAAGTGCCTGATGGGCGTGCTGCCCGTGGCGCAGGGCAAGGTGGTGTTCAATGGCCGCGACATCACGAAGTTGTCGCCGCATGCGCGGGCAAAATTGGGCATCGCCTATGTGCCGCAGGGGCGCGATATCTTCGCCCGCCTGACGGTCGAGGAAAACCTGCTGATGGGCATGGCCGTTAAAAGCGGCCGGCAGGCCTCGCGCATCGACGACATGGTGTATGACCTGTTTCCGGTGCTGAAGGAAATGCTGCAGCGGCGCGGCGGCGATTTGTCCGGCGGCCAGCAGCAGCAGCTGGCGATCGCGCGCGCCTTGCTGGCCAGCCCGGAACTGATCATCTTCGATGAGCCGACGGAGGGTATCCAGCCGTCCGTGATCAAGGATATCGGCCGCGTGATCCGGCTGCTGAAACAGCGCGGCGATATCGCCATCGTGCTGTGCGAACAGTATTTCGATTTCGCACGCGAACTGGCCGACCAGTTCATCGTGCTGTCACGCGGCAGCGTGGTGGCCAGCGGTGGGGCGGACTTGATGGATGGCGAGGATGTGAAACGGCATCTGGCCGTGTGA
- a CDS encoding phosphohydrolase, which yields MPLAPANQTIDMQAATVTTDYVSTFSGNRFYPLRPHIDRVAIEDIAHGLAYQCRFNGQTKTFYSIAQHSLIVAGLVPPPLRLAALLHDAAEAYLGDMVKPLKVLMPEFAALEDQVTAIIAATYGIDFSDYAPIKRADLIALATEKRDLMPHSAERWAYLDGIAPLPGIIVAMDPGEAKQCFLQRFHALRGA from the coding sequence ATGCCACTCGCACCCGCCAACCAGACTATCGACATGCAAGCCGCTACCGTGACCACCGATTACGTTTCCACCTTTTCCGGCAACCGCTTCTATCCGCTGCGGCCGCATATCGACCGGGTCGCCATCGAGGACATCGCCCACGGCCTGGCCTACCAGTGCCGCTTCAATGGCCAGACGAAAACCTTTTATTCGATTGCCCAGCACAGCCTGATCGTCGCCGGCCTGGTGCCGCCGCCGCTGCGCCTGGCCGCCCTGCTGCATGACGCGGCCGAAGCCTACCTGGGCGACATGGTGAAGCCCTTGAAAGTGCTGATGCCGGAATTTGCCGCGCTGGAAGACCAGGTGACGGCGATTATCGCCGCCACCTACGGCATCGACTTTTCCGACTACGCGCCCATCAAGCGGGCCGACCTGATCGCGCTGGCCACGGAAAAGCGCGACCTGATGCCCCATTCCGCCGAGCGCTGGGCCTACCTTGACGGCATCGCCCCCTTGCCCGGTATAATTGTTGCCATGGATCCTGGCGAAGCGAAGCAATGCTTCCTGCAGCGTTTCCATGCATTGCGCGGCGCTTGA
- a CDS encoding chromate transporter, whose product MTTPSFAPPAADPPEGSQPRPASLSDLFFSFTWLALQGFGGVLAVIQREMVERKRWLTQEQFLEDWAVAQIMPGPNVVNLALMVGGRYFGLPGALAALAGMLAVPLLIVLVLGVLYTRFGTDPQLAGALRGMAAVSAGMIAATGIKLAAALARHPLPLWLSLSLVALGVLAVAVLRLPLVYVLLVLGGLGCTLTWRRLSP is encoded by the coding sequence ATGACCACCCCCTCCTTCGCCCCGCCCGCCGCCGACCCGCCCGAGGGCAGCCAGCCCCGGCCTGCCTCGCTGTCCGACCTGTTCTTCTCGTTTACCTGGCTGGCCCTGCAGGGCTTTGGCGGCGTGCTGGCCGTGATACAGCGCGAAATGGTCGAGCGCAAGCGCTGGCTGACGCAGGAACAGTTCCTGGAAGACTGGGCGGTGGCGCAGATCATGCCAGGCCCGAATGTGGTGAACCTGGCGCTGATGGTGGGCGGCCGCTATTTCGGCTTGCCCGGCGCCCTGGCGGCGCTGGCCGGCATGCTGGCCGTGCCGCTGCTGATCGTGCTGGTACTGGGCGTGCTGTACACGCGCTTCGGCACCGACCCGCAACTGGCAGGCGCCTTGCGTGGCATGGCGGCGGTGTCGGCCGGCATGATCGCCGCCACCGGCATCAAGCTGGCCGCCGCCCTGGCCAGGCACCCGCTGCCGCTATGGCTGAGCTTGAGCCTGGTGGCGCTGGGCGTGCTGGCCGTGGCCGTGCTGCGCCTGCCCCTGGTGTATGTGCTGCTGGTGCTGGGCGGCCTGGGCTGCACGCTAACCTGGCGCAGGCTGTCGCCATGA
- a CDS encoding NAD(P)-binding protein translates to MMARPSYIYQGGSVMMHSPLQLKQSEMYGYFVKGDLAKLQATVNACLNQVAGKRMTFKALSPYVMLTFTRVNHADSANPVDQAKGWITEVDIVTWIMVGEMDQHGKLAHIYWYPCHIFVDDAMALINGRELFGYPKYLCEYEIPEAGSEPLRCSVAAKGFHPFSPETKIALHPLLEVNATVQTGLHKPVNSFLELIEQAFKIFLSIPDFFDLDAAGWQDILSLLRNPRIDQIFLKQFPDSAGVKAVYQALVAAPAEINRLHSGRLLGHEYECTLHAFDSFPLDQTLGLKLGTQSAILPFNINFDFTAMPGEELVDNSAIAPEKIAILGGGVGALTAAYYLSDQPGWQNQHEITVYQLGWRLGGKGASGRNAQLGQRIEEHGLHIWFGFYANAFRMIKEAYASLDRPPGAPLATWRDAFKQQDYVALSEDVRGEWRNWSIVFPTLPGEPGEGGEDVTLWQMAVAMVGWIEQWIRQIRQVAEADARIARAAADLGQGGEGKWPGWLRRLADEVVEQADELGLDVGLSVGALVALVADLAPDSTRHDAARHQLLAGTLAGIRAWLRLRYRALIDADDELRRLFTCLDLGITVLKGCFEDGVFKNGFDVINDIDFRDWLRKHGGDERFSVDSAPVRGFYDLVFAYEGGDFSKPNIEAGTLLRSMARIGLAYKGGIMFKMQAGMGDTIFTPLYEVLKKRGVRFKFFQRVEELVPGNGTGEIDSIRITEQVALRDPADGYAPLVDVKGLACWPSAPDYAQFEPAQAALLQQAGINLESYWSDWPQQYRQAFGQPLPVTVLKKGVDFDKVVFGISIGSLPALCPQLLAASPALAQTVDKVKTVATQAYQVWLNKDLAQMGWTRQPGGQQPVLSAFTEPYDTWAPMDQLLAHEDWPAGHEPKNVSYFCSAFPVASYPPVTDTGFPARCAAQAKQGAVNQLENQIAALWPEAGPAGAFPWQWLVDAKEASGPARFDSQYWRANVDPSERYVMSVVGSTQYRLATDGSGFGNLFLTGDWIKTGLNAGCVEAAVMAGMQTSRAMTGHPAVIKGETDF, encoded by the coding sequence ATGATGGCAAGACCTTCTTATATCTACCAGGGCGGCTCGGTGATGATGCACTCGCCGCTGCAACTGAAACAGTCCGAAATGTACGGCTACTTCGTCAAGGGCGACCTGGCGAAGCTGCAGGCCACCGTCAACGCCTGCCTGAACCAGGTGGCAGGCAAGCGCATGACGTTCAAGGCACTGTCGCCGTACGTGATGCTCACTTTTACCAGGGTCAACCATGCCGATTCGGCCAACCCGGTCGACCAGGCCAAGGGCTGGATCACAGAAGTCGATATCGTCACCTGGATCATGGTCGGCGAGATGGACCAGCACGGCAAGCTGGCGCATATCTACTGGTATCCCTGCCATATCTTTGTCGATGACGCGATGGCCCTGATTAACGGGCGCGAATTGTTCGGCTACCCGAAATACCTGTGCGAGTACGAGATCCCCGAAGCCGGCAGCGAGCCGCTGCGCTGTTCGGTGGCCGCCAAGGGCTTCCACCCTTTTTCGCCCGAGACGAAAATCGCGCTGCACCCGCTGCTGGAAGTGAACGCCACCGTGCAGACGGGGCTGCACAAACCCGTCAACAGCTTCCTGGAGCTGATCGAGCAGGCCTTCAAGATTTTCCTGTCGATCCCCGACTTTTTCGACCTCGATGCGGCCGGCTGGCAGGATATCCTGTCGCTGCTGCGCAATCCGCGCATCGACCAGATTTTTCTCAAGCAGTTCCCCGACAGCGCGGGCGTGAAAGCCGTCTACCAGGCGCTGGTGGCGGCGCCGGCCGAAATCAACCGCCTGCACAGCGGCCGTTTGCTCGGCCATGAATACGAGTGCACCTTGCACGCCTTCGACAGCTTCCCGCTGGACCAGACCCTGGGACTGAAGCTGGGCACGCAATCGGCGATCCTGCCCTTCAATATCAATTTCGACTTTACCGCCATGCCGGGCGAGGAACTGGTCGACAACTCGGCCATCGCGCCCGAGAAAATCGCTATTCTCGGCGGCGGCGTCGGCGCGCTGACTGCGGCGTATTACCTGAGCGACCAGCCGGGCTGGCAAAACCAGCATGAGATCACCGTCTACCAACTGGGCTGGCGCCTGGGCGGCAAGGGCGCCAGCGGGCGCAATGCGCAACTGGGCCAGCGCATCGAGGAACACGGCCTGCATATCTGGTTCGGCTTCTATGCCAATGCCTTCAGGATGATCAAGGAGGCGTATGCCAGCCTGGATCGCCCGCCCGGCGCGCCGCTGGCCACCTGGCGCGACGCCTTCAAACAGCAGGATTACGTGGCGCTGTCGGAAGACGTGCGCGGCGAATGGCGCAACTGGTCGATCGTGTTTCCCACCTTGCCGGGCGAACCGGGCGAGGGCGGCGAAGACGTCACCCTGTGGCAGATGGCGGTGGCGATGGTGGGCTGGATCGAGCAGTGGATACGCCAGATCCGGCAGGTGGCCGAGGCCGACGCGCGCATCGCTCGCGCCGCGGCCGACCTGGGCCAGGGTGGCGAAGGCAAGTGGCCGGGCTGGCTGCGCCGGCTGGCCGATGAAGTGGTGGAGCAGGCCGACGAGCTGGGGCTGGACGTGGGGCTGTCGGTAGGCGCGCTGGTGGCGCTGGTGGCCGACCTGGCGCCCGACTCCACGCGCCACGATGCGGCCCGCCACCAGCTGCTGGCCGGTACGCTTGCCGGCATCCGCGCCTGGCTGCGGCTGCGCTACCGGGCGCTGATCGACGCCGACGATGAATTGCGCCGGCTGTTTACCTGCCTGGACCTGGGCATCACGGTGCTGAAGGGCTGTTTCGAGGACGGCGTGTTCAAGAACGGGTTTGACGTCATCAACGATATCGACTTCCGCGACTGGCTGCGCAAGCATGGCGGCGACGAGCGTTTCAGCGTCGATTCGGCTCCCGTGCGCGGCTTTTACGACCTGGTGTTCGCCTACGAAGGCGGCGATTTTTCGAAGCCGAACATCGAGGCCGGCACCTTGCTGCGTTCGATGGCGCGCATCGGCCTGGCCTACAAGGGCGGCATCATGTTCAAGATGCAGGCCGGCATGGGCGACACCATTTTCACGCCGCTGTATGAAGTGCTGAAAAAGCGCGGCGTGCGGTTCAAATTCTTCCAGCGGGTGGAAGAACTGGTGCCTGGTAACGGAACCGGCGAGATCGACAGCATCCGCATTACCGAACAGGTGGCGCTGCGCGACCCGGCCGATGGCTACGCGCCGCTGGTCGACGTGAAAGGCCTGGCCTGCTGGCCCAGCGCGCCCGATTACGCCCAGTTCGAGCCGGCCCAGGCGGCGCTGTTGCAACAGGCCGGCATCAACCTGGAATCGTACTGGAGCGACTGGCCGCAGCAGTACCGGCAGGCCTTCGGCCAGCCGCTGCCCGTCACGGTATTGAAGAAGGGCGTCGACTTCGACAAGGTGGTGTTCGGTATTTCCATCGGCTCGCTGCCGGCCCTGTGCCCGCAGTTGCTGGCGGCCAGCCCCGCGCTGGCGCAGACGGTCGACAAGGTGAAAACCGTGGCCACGCAAGCCTACCAGGTGTGGCTGAACAAGGACCTGGCGCAGATGGGCTGGACCAGGCAGCCGGGTGGCCAGCAGCCGGTGCTGTCGGCGTTTACGGAACCCTACGATACCTGGGCGCCGATGGACCAGCTGCTGGCGCACGAAGACTGGCCGGCGGGTCATGAACCCAAAAACGTCTCGTACTTTTGCAGCGCGTTTCCGGTCGCCAGCTATCCGCCCGTCACCGATACGGGGTTTCCGGCCCGCTGCGCCGCGCAGGCGAAACAGGGCGCCGTCAATCAGCTGGAAAACCAGATCGCCGCGCTGTGGCCCGAAGCGGGGCCGGCCGGCGCATTTCCCTGGCAATGGCTGGTCGATGCGAAAGAGGCCAGCGGGCCGGCGCGTTTCGACAGCCAGTACTGGCGCGCCAATGTCGACCCGTCCGAGCGCTATGTGATGTCGGTGGTCGGCAGCACCCAATACCGGCTGGCCACGGACGGCTCGGGGTTCGGCAATCTGTTCCTGACCGGCGACTGGATCAAAACCGGCTTGAACGCCGGCTGCGTCGAGGCGGCCGTGATGGCCGGCATGCAGACCTCGCGCGCCATGACGGGGCACCCGGCCGTGATCAAGGGCGAGACGGATTTTTAG
- the urtC gene encoding urea ABC transporter permease subunit UrtC, protein MITSLRVNQGLFSRPVWAAIAAFTIVAALLPIFNLLFAEGHPLHVSAYTVGLVGKFMCYALAALALDLVWGYTGILSLGHGVFFALGAYAHGMYLMRAIGAEGQYQSALPDFMVFLDWKTYPWYWAFTEHFWYCMALVVLVPGVLAFVFGYFAFRSRIKGVYFSIITQAMTYAFMLLFFRNDTGFGGNNGFTDFKTILGHSVTAPATKAVLFLLTLAFLVTALIGARAIVSSKLGRVLQGVRDGEARLMFLGYNPLWFKLFVWTLSAVLCGIAGALYVPQVGIINPSEMSPANSIEMVVWVAVGGRGTLIGPILGAFTVNGLKSWFTAALPELWLFALGLLFIVVTLFMQQGILGVLAKLKRKKAAVAAEEAA, encoded by the coding sequence ATGATTACCTCACTTCGTGTCAACCAGGGCCTGTTTTCGCGGCCCGTCTGGGCGGCGATTGCCGCCTTCACCATCGTGGCGGCCTTGCTGCCCATTTTTAACCTGCTGTTTGCCGAAGGCCATCCGCTGCATGTGTCGGCCTATACCGTGGGTCTCGTTGGCAAGTTCATGTGCTATGCGCTGGCCGCGCTGGCGCTGGACCTGGTATGGGGCTACACGGGCATATTGTCGCTGGGCCACGGCGTATTCTTTGCGCTGGGTGCGTATGCGCATGGCATGTATCTGATGCGCGCGATCGGTGCCGAGGGCCAGTATCAAAGCGCCTTGCCCGACTTTATGGTGTTCCTCGACTGGAAGACCTATCCCTGGTACTGGGCGTTTACGGAACATTTCTGGTACTGCATGGCGCTGGTTGTCCTTGTACCGGGCGTGCTGGCGTTCGTGTTCGGTTATTTCGCCTTTCGTTCGCGCATCAAGGGCGTGTATTTTTCCATCATCACGCAAGCGATGACGTATGCCTTCATGCTGCTGTTCTTCCGCAACGATACCGGCTTTGGCGGCAACAACGGTTTTACGGACTTCAAGACCATCCTCGGCCATAGCGTGACGGCGCCCGCCACCAAGGCCGTGCTGTTTCTCCTGACCCTGGCGTTCCTGGTCACCGCGCTGATCGGCGCGCGCGCCATCGTCAGCTCGAAACTGGGGCGGGTGCTGCAGGGCGTGCGCGACGGCGAGGCGCGGCTGATGTTTTTGGGTTACAACCCGCTGTGGTTCAAGCTCTTCGTGTGGACCCTGTCCGCCGTGCTGTGCGGCATCGCTGGTGCACTCTACGTGCCGCAGGTGGGCATTATCAATCCGTCCGAAATGTCGCCCGCCAATTCCATCGAGATGGTGGTGTGGGTGGCGGTCGGCGGGCGCGGCACCCTGATCGGCCCGATCCTGGGCGCATTTACCGTCAATGGCCTGAAAAGCTGGTTTACGGCCGCCTTGCCCGAGCTGTGGCTGTTCGCGCTGGGCCTGCTGTTTATCGTCGTCACTTTGTTCATGCAGCAGGGCATCCTCGGAGTGCTGGCCAAACTGAAACGCAAGAAAGCCGCCGTGGCGGCAGAGGAGGCCGCATGA
- the urtD gene encoding urea ABC transporter ATP-binding protein UrtD: protein MSIRMVPGMAGSEAGSGSSYARVKGEGLDTTHGAILYLEDITVSFDGFKAINKLSLDISVGELRCIIGPNGAGKTTMMDVITGKTRPTSGTAWFGQTMDLSTMTEYAIAHAGIGRKFQRPTVFEQHTVFDNLELAMKMNKRVAPTLFARLNSEQEGKIEAILRLIRLHGQEARLAGLLSHGQKQWLEIGMLLMQEPQLILLDEPVAGMSDAETARTAELLNELRGKHSIMVVEHDMGFVTEIAQQGIVTVLHEGSVLAQGRMDEVQADERVIEVYLGR from the coding sequence ATGAGCATCCGCATGGTTCCCGGCATGGCTGGTTCGGAAGCGGGCTCCGGCTCGTCGTATGCGCGCGTGAAAGGCGAGGGTCTCGATACCACCCATGGCGCGATTTTGTACCTGGAAGACATCACGGTGTCGTTCGACGGTTTCAAGGCCATCAACAAGCTGAGCCTCGATATTTCGGTCGGCGAGTTGCGCTGCATTATCGGCCCTAACGGCGCCGGCAAGACCACCATGATGGACGTGATCACCGGCAAGACGCGGCCCACCTCCGGCACGGCCTGGTTCGGCCAGACCATGGACTTGTCGACCATGACCGAATATGCGATCGCCCATGCCGGCATCGGCCGCAAGTTCCAGCGCCCCACCGTGTTCGAGCAGCACACGGTGTTCGACAACCTGGAACTGGCGATGAAGATGAACAAGCGAGTGGCGCCGACCCTGTTTGCGCGCCTGAACTCCGAGCAGGAAGGCAAGATCGAAGCCATCCTGCGCCTGATCCGCCTGCACGGCCAGGAAGCGCGACTGGCCGGGCTGCTGTCGCACGGCCAGAAGCAGTGGCTGGAAATCGGCATGCTGCTGATGCAGGAGCCGCAATTGATCTTGCTCGACGAACCCGTGGCCGGCATGTCGGACGCGGAAACGGCGCGCACGGCGGAATTGCTCAACGAGTTGCGCGGCAAGCACTCCATCATGGTGGTCGAGCATGACATGGGCTTTGTCACGGAAATCGCCCAGCAGGGCATCGTGACCGTGCTGCATGAAGGCTCGGTGCTGGCGCAGGGCCGCATGGACGAAGTGCAAGCCGACGAACGCGTCATCGAAGTCTACCTGGGAAGATAA